The Fusobacterium massiliense DNA window CAGTCTTTCTAAAATTTCTCCAGCAGAATTTATTTGTCCTAATCCACCATCTATTAATATTACATCAGGAAAATCTTTATCTGGAAGTTTTGAATATCTTCTTTCTATTACTTCTCTCATCATAGAAAAATCATCGGGTGTATCTTTACATTTGATTTTAAATTTTCTATATTCCTTTTTTGCCGCTTTTCCCTCAATAGAAACACTCATAGAAGCAACAGCATCTTTACCTTGAATATTAGAAATATCAAAACATTCTATTTTTCTAGGGTATCTTCTTAATTCTAATATGTCATGTAAATCTTTTATTCCTTTTTCAATAGTTTCTTTTTTAGAATAAAAAATCTCTATATCTCTTTCCAAATTTTTATAAGCCATTTCTAATAAATCTTTTCTTCTGCTTTTTATTTTTGGAAAATAAAATTCTTTTTTTTGCTTATTTTCAATAGAGATTGCTTTTACAACATTTTCTAATTCTCTTTCATATTTTTCATCTAAAACTAAACTTTTTGGTAACATATGTTTTGAATAATATGTCATAAATATTGCTTCATAAATATTATCGTATACCTTATCTTTCAATTCTATTGAAGTCGACATCTTTCCTAAGATTTTTCCATCTCTCATATTTAAAACACAAATAAATACTTTATCTAACATTTTTTTAAATACAAAAATATCTTCGTCTAGTTCTCTTTCGTACTGAATAATTTGTGAATTATCTATATTTTTTAGCTCTTTTATTTGTTCTCTATATACAATAGATTTTTCAAAGTTCATTTGTTCTGCCGTATCTAGCATAAGTTTATTTAATTTATTTATAAGTTCTTTTGTATTCCCTCTTAAGACTTCTCTTAAATTATTAATCTCATTATTATATTCCTCTTTTATATCCTTATATACACAAGGTCCTGTACAACTTTTCATATAATACTTCAAGCAAGGTCTTGGAGAAATTTTTTTCATATCCCTATTACAATCTCTTATTTTAAAAAGTTTCATAAATGTTTCTTTTAATTTCCATACACCAAAAGGGTAGGGTCCAAAATATTCTCCATTTTTTAAATCTAGTGCCCTAGTTGTTCTCACAATTTTTATACTAGGAAAATCTTCTTTACTAATTTTTATAAAAGGATAAGTTTTTTCATCTTTTAAAAGAATATTATATTTTGGAGAATATTTTTTTATTAAATTATTTTCTAACAATAAAGCATCTAATTCTGAATTAGTTAAAAAAAACTCTATATCTTCTACATTTCTAACAAGCTCATTAGTCTTTTCATTTTCATGAACTCTATTAAAATATGAAGTTACCCTATTTTTTAGATTTTTTGCCTTTCCAACATAGATAACTTTATTATTTTTTTTCATCAAATATACTCCAGGTGATTCCGGAATATTAATTTTACCAATGTCCAAATTCATTCTCCCTGTGACTTGTATAAATATTTACATTTTCTAATTTTGATAAATCCTGAGCCAATCTATTTACAAAACTTACAGATCTATGTTGACCTCCACTACAACCTATTGAAATAGTTAAATGTTTTTTCCCTTCTTTTATATAATTTGGAATTAAAAAATCCAAAAAAGGAAGTAATTTATCATAAAAATCATTGCTTTCTTTTTGAGAAAATACGTATTCTTGTACTTCTTTATCAAGTCCACTCTTACTTCTTAATTCTTTAATATAATAAGGGTTAGGAATAAATCTTACATCAAACATTAAATCACTATCTAAAGGTATTCCATATTTATAACCAAAAGATTGAATATGAATATTCATACTTATTTTTAAATTAAAATCTTTTTTACTTTTAATAAATTCTTTTATTCTTTTTTCTAAGTCTATTGCTTTGATACTTGTTGTATCTATTACCAAGTTAGCAATATCTCTGATAGGCTTAATAATTTCTTCTTCTTTTTTTATACTTTCAACAAGAGTATTTTCTTTTAAAGGGTGAGCTCTTCTACTTAAATTATATCTTCCTAATATAACTCCTTCTTGTGCTTCAAGATAAATTATATTCGTTTTTATTGAAGAATTTCTTAAAAAATTAATAAATTGAAAAAAATCTTCAGTCTTTTTAAAAGTTCTAATATCAATCCCAACTGCTAGATTTTCTATATCGGTTTTTATTAAAGATTTTTCAAAACCCAATGGTAGATTATCAATAGTATAGAAATTCATATCTTCTAAAATATTTAATGCTGTAGTTTTTCCAGCCCCACTTAAACCAGTTACTATTATTATATGTTTATTCATATTTTTACCTCATGAAATAAAAAATTATAAAATCTTCTAGTCATTTAAATTTTAGCTCATATATAGGCCTATTAGATTATATATTTATATTTTAAGAACTTATATTTTACTTAGCCACATTTCCTGCTACATTCATAATATCCCAAGTTGTTGCAAATGGAGGAGCATATAAGAAATCCATATTTGCTAATTCTGATATTGTCATTTTATTTTGAATTACTACTGCAAGAGCATCCATTCTAAGAGCAGCTCCTCTTTTTCCCGCTATTTGAGCTCCTAAAATTACTTTTGTCTCTGCATGATATATCAGTTTCAAATAAACATCTTCTTGTCCAGGATAGTAATCAGCATGGTCTACTCCTTCAACAAAAACTGTCTTATAATTAATATTATTTGCTTTAGCTTCTTCTTCTGTTATACCTGTTCTTGCAGCTTCAAATTCTAATACTTTTATTGCTGCTGAACCTAATGTGCCTATAAACTTTTTATTATTTCCAGTTATATTTTCTCCTATTAATCTTCCTAATTTATTTGCAGTAGTTGCTAAAGGTATATATACATTTTTGTCTAATACAGTATGATAAACAGTTGCACAATCTCCTGCTGAATATACATTATCTATATTTGTTCTTCCGTATCTATCTATTTCTATTGCTCCATTAGCAAACAATTTAATATCAGTATTTTCTAAAAAATCTGTGTTAGGTTTTACTCCTGTTGCAACGATAACTAAATTTGCAACATATTCTTTCTTAGAAGTCTTCACTCCTATGACTTTATTTTCAAAAGTCATAATCTCTAAAGGGCTTTCGTTTAGATGTAATGATACTTTTTTATGTTCATTTATATGATTTTCTAAAATATCAGTAATTTCTTTGTCAAAAGTTTTATTTAATATTCTATCTGAATGTTGGAAAATTCTAACATTTTTTCCTAATTTTGAAGCTGCTTCTGCAATTTCAACTCCTATATATCCTGCTCCAATTATAATTATGTTTTCATTTTCTTTTTTCATGATTTCTTTTTTTACTATTAATCCATCTTGAAAAGATTTTAAATTATAAACACCATCAGCTTCAATGTTTTTTATATTTTTTGGATTAGTAGCTCTTGCTCCTGTTGTAATAACAAGTTCATCATAAAAATCTTCAAAAACTTCATTTTTTACTAAATCTTTTACAAGAAGCTTTTTATTCTTAAAATCGACTTTTTCAACTTTATGTTTTAATTTTACATTTATTCCCTCTTTTAAAAATTCTTCATAAGTTCTAGCTATCATTGTTGAGCTATCTTCATAAAAATTTCCAACATAATAAGGTAAGCCACAAGCTCCCCATGAAATATCTTCCGTCATTTCATAGACAGTTATATCTAAACTCTTATCTAATCTTTTTGCCTTTGATGCTGCACTCATTCCGGCAGCAACTCCACCAATAATTATTATTCTTTTATTCATAATTAATTCCCTTCTCTCTACTTTTTAGTTTTATATTAAATAAAGTCTCTTGACAGCCGTATGAGTTCTACGAGCTCAATAAACATAGGCTCTTCGAACTAATACGGACGCCAGAGACTAACTTTTATTATTTAAATTTATACTTTCCTATAGAGTAAAAAAATAGTATAATCTAATTTTTAAATTATACTATTTATTATTTGTTTTGTAAAGTTTTCTTATCACAGGTAAAATGAAATTTTTAAGCTCATTATTTTGATTTTTTTAAAATTTTTGCAATATACTTTCCAGTATAACTTTTTTTAGACTTTGCAATTTCTTCAGGTGTTCCTCTTGCAACAACTGTTCCTCCATTTTCCCCACCATCAATTCCTATATCAATTATATAGTCAGCAGTTTTTATAACATCTAGATTGTGTTCAATAATTATTACTGTATTTCCTTTTTCTAAAAGTCGATTTAATACCTCTAATAATTTTTTAATATCTTGAAAATGTAAACCTGTTGTTGGCTCATCTAAAATATAAATAGTGTTTCCTTTGCTCATCTTTGAAAGCTCTGTTGCAAGTTTAATTCTTTGTGCTTCTCCACCAGATAAAGTTGTTGCAGGTTGCCCCAATTTTATATAGTCTAAACCTACATCTATTAAAACTTTTAATTTTCTTTCTAGTGAAGGAATATTTTTAAAAAATTCATAGGCTTCAAGCACACTCATTTCTAATACATCGTAAATATTTTTTCCTTTATAATAAACATCTAAAGTTTCTTTATTATATCTTTTACCCTTACATACTTCACACTCAACATAAACATCTGGTAAAAAATTCATTTCTATTTTTAGTATTCCTGCTCCCTGACAAGCCTCACATCTTCCACCTTTTACATTAAAAGAAAATCTTCCTTTTTGAAAGCCGTGCATCTTTGCATCTTGAGTTTCAGCAAATATGTCTCTTATATCATCAAAAAGTTTTGTATATGTTGCAGGATTTGATCTTGGTGTTCTACCTATTGGAGTTTGATCTATATTTATAACTTTTTCTACTTGCTCAAGTCCCTCTATTTTTTTGTATTCTAAAGGATATAGCTTTCCTTTATTCAGTTCATTAAACAAAATTGGATATAGAGTTGAATTGACTAATGAAGATTTACCACTTCCACTTACTCCAGTTACAACAGTCATAACTTCTAAAGGAAATTCTACATCAATATTTTTTAAATTATTTCCTTTAGCACCATAAAGTTTTATAGATTTAGTCCATTCTCTTCTAGTTTTTGGGATTTCTATTTTTTCTTTTCCACTTAAAAATTTACCAGTAACAGAATTTTTATCTTTCATAATTTCTTTTGGTGTTCCAAAAGCCACAACATATCCACCAAAAGTTCCAGCTCCCGGACCTATATCTAAAATCTTATCAGCTTGTATCATAGTATCTTCATCGTGCTCAACAACTATTAATGTATTTCCTAATTCTTTTAATCTATTAAGTGTTGCTAATAATTTATCATTATCTTTTTGATGTAAGCCTATACTTGGTTCATCTAAAACATAAAGTACCCCTGTAAGACCTGAACCTATTTGAGTTGCAAGACGTATTCTTTGTGATTCCCCACCTGATAAGGTTTTAGTTTCTCTTGAAAGTGTTAAATAATCTAAACCTACATTAGTCATAAAAGTTAGTCTTTCTCTAATTTCTTTTAGAATTTCTTTAGCAATTTTTTCTTGCTTTTCAGTTAAGTTTAAATTCATAAAGAAAGATAATGAATTTTTTATACTCATATCACAAATTTCCATTATATTTTTTTGATTAATAGTTACAGCTAAAACTTCCCCTTTTAACCTTTTCCCACCACAAACTTTACAAAGTTTTTCTACCATATACTTATTTTCTATTTCTTCTTTTTGAGCCTCTGAAAAACTTTCATAGTATCTTCTTTCAAGATTTTTTATTGCTCCTTCATAATCTTTATAGCCATGAAAATCAAATTCTCCTCCTGTGTAGTCAAATTTAAACTTTTTTTCATAGCCATAAAATATTATGTCTTTTTCTCTCTTAGTTAAATTTTTCACAGGTTTTGTAAGATCAATTTTTGCATCGTTTGCCATAGCCTTAAATATTTCCCAACTGTATCCCTTTCTAGCCATAGCTCCTGGAATATATATTCCACCTTCTTCAATAGATAATTCAATATTTTCAATTAGTTTATTTTCATCAACTTCTAATTTTTTACCTAGACCTTTACACTCTGAACAAGCTCCATAAGGTGCATTAAATGAAAATAGTCTTGGATTTAATTCCGGTATACTTACTTCTTCATGATTAGGACAAGAATAATTTTCACTATATAAAAAATCTTCTTTACCATCGTTTACAACTAATTTTCCATTAGATAATTCAACAGCAGTTTCTATGGATTGACTAAGTCTACTTTCAAAGTCTTTATCATTTTTTTTCAAAACTAATCTATCTACAACAGCCTCTATATTATGTTTTTTATTTTTGTCTAAAGTGATTTCATCTTCTAAATATAGAATTTCTCCATTTACTCTAGCTCTAACAAAACCTTTTTTAAATAAATTTAAAAATATATTTTTATGTACTCCCTTTTTATCTTTTACAACTGGTGCAAGTAATATAATTTTACTTCCTTCTTCAAATTTTGATAAAATGCTTTCAACTATTTCATCAATACTTTGTTTGTCTACAGCAGTATGACAAATTGGACAGTGAGCAGTACCTATGTGAGCAAATAAAAGTCTCAAATAATCATAAACTTCCGTTATTGTCCCAACTGTTGAACGAGGATTTCTATTTGTAGTCTTTTGTTCTATTGAAATTGCTGGAGATAGACCTTCTATACTATCAACTTCAGGTTTATTCATTTGACCAATAAATTGTCTTGCATATGCTGATAAACTTTCAACATACCTTCTCTGACCTTCAGAATAGATGGTATCAAAAGCTAATGAAGATTTTCCACTTCCACTTACTCCAGTTATTACAATAAATTCGTTTTTGGGCAATTCTATATCTATATTTTTCAAATTATGTTGCCTTGCTCCCTTTATAGTAATTTTATCTATCATTCCTTAATCCTTTCTTTTAAAATTTAAAACTTTCTCTTTATCTTCTTTACTAACCCTCAATGATTCTCTAATTTTTTGAATAGTTTTATTAATAGTCCATTTATCTAAATTTGTTTTTTTCAAAAACTTGTATGTTTCTTTTTTAAATTTTATAAAACACATTGATAAAAGCCATGCTTTAGCCATTTTTACATAATACTCTTCGCTTTTTATGTCTTCACAAATCTTAAAAATTTTATCTATGTTCTCATTATCAATATAAAAATCAAGTAACATTACTAAAACAAATCTTTGTTCCCACATATTTTCTGAATTTATTTTCGTACACAAATATTTATAAAATTCTTCTTTATTGTTAGCTATAAATTTAAAACTTGAAGGAGCTAAATCACAAATTGCCCAATTATCAATAATAGAAATATAAAAATTTATCTTCTTTAATTTTTCTTCAAATTCTTCTTTATATGAACCTAAAACTAAAGTATAAATAGCTTTTTCTTCATAATATTCTATTTTATTTTCAGAAAATAATTTTTCAAAAATTTTCAAAAAATTCTCTGCTGAATTTTTAGTTATCACTTTTGAAATTTTTCTCAAAACTTGACTTCTTATTCCTATTATATCTGTAGTTGTTGGAACTACAATTTTCAAGTTAAACTCCCTATACTTTGTATCTTTAAGTGTTCCAAGAAAATTTAAAAAATTTTCATAATCTCTCTCTGTTTCAATTTTTATATTTTCGATATCCATTCTTTCCTCTATTACCATACATTATGAGCATGACTTGTAAATCCAGAAGATGTAGAAAAATATTTTGCATCAATAGGTTGTCCATCATAAGTTAATATTTCATCTTCTGTTTCTTTTATAGCTTTTGTTGCATCATCATTTTCTACTTGATTGTTATAAACTTGACTTTCTACTGTATCTTTTATATGAAAACCATCTTTTGAATATTTTCCTTTCAATATATCACTAACAGCATAAGTACGAGCTGCAACAGCTTGAACTTTTAAAGCTTCTACTCCAAAGCTTCTAGGCATTTCACTAGGAACTACTTGTAATAAATATTTTTCTATATCTAAAGTATTTATTACTCTTAAATTTTGACCATTTGGACTCAATGTCAAAATTCCTCTGTATTTAGGACTTATTGTATGTCCTTTTTTTATAGGACTTATAGTTGTATATTCTCCCTCAGTAGCAAAATTTAAAGGTTTACTTGTTGTCATAACTTTTCCATTTTCTAAAACTAAATTTACAATTCCAGATATACTTTTCACTTCAACTTTTTCATTTTCTCCAACAGTTATATCAAAATCATCATTATAAATTCTTAGTTTTCTATCTGAAAATAAAGTTAGTCTGCTATGTTCTAAACTACCAGCACTTGTTATTCCGACTTTTATTTGTTTTTTGTCTCCTAATATATCAGCAACTTCTCCTAATTTTGCATTATAATAATATCTACTTAATATTTTTTTGTAATCTAATCCATCTTTTACTAATGTTGAAGCTGCATATTGAGACATTCCAACTCCATGACCATAGCCTCCACCATAAATATTTATGTAATCTCCATCAAATTCCAAAGCTAAATATGCTGAAGGTAATGATACTACATTAGGAACTATTGGTTTAGCTGAATATTCCCCTTCTGTTCCCTTTGCCCCATAAAGTGCAGTATTTGTAGATAACAATTTTCTTACATTAAATTCTTTTGCAATCAAAAATTTATTTTGGTCTGTTACTACTAAAAAATGTGTAATTATTCCTGATTCTCCTCTTGCAGCCACTATAATATCTTTTACATTTCCTATATTTTTTAAAGGAACTTGTTTCCACTCATCTCCTACTAAAGTCATTACATTCTTAGGATTATTTTTATACATACTTATTAGTCTATCTGGGATTTTACTAAATAATTCTCTTTTACCAATTCTTGTTTTCCATCTCCAATATGCAGAATTATCTCCATGACCTCTTAAATTTAGATTTTTAAAATATTTTAAAGCTTTAGCTTCATTATATTCTTCAAACACATCAAAATCTTCTTGTTTATTATCATTTATAGGAACTAAATATGGAATTTCACTCCCAAAAGTATTTTGAGGTATAGGTAATTTTAATTCTTTAAAGGCCGAATTTTTTAACTTTATTTTTTCTCTAACTTTTCTATTTTCATTTATTTTTATTTCCTTTATATCATTTCCTTTTACATTTTTTCCACTATAAACTTTTACATTTCCATTTGAACAAGATATCAAAAGTAATGCTGATACTAATACTAATCCTAGTTTCTTTTTCATTTTTTTCCCTTTCCATTACATTTATTAATCTATTTTTATTTTATTTTCTTCTATATATTTTATTGCTGCTTGTAAATCTTCAATAGTGTCTACTCCTATAAGTCCATGAGGAGTTTCTAAAACTTTTATCTTATACCCATTTTCTAAAACTCTAAGTTGTTCTAAAGACTCTGTTTCCTCTAAAGGAGTGCTTTTCATTTGTGAGTACTCAATTACAAAACTTCTTTTATATCCATATATACCAATATGCTTATAATAATTAGCTTTTTCTTCTTTTCTTGGATAAGGTATTACAGACCTTGAAAAATATATTGCAAAATCATTTTTATCACATACAACTTTTACATTATTTGGATTTTCAATTTCGTCTTTATTCTCTATTTTATGTTTTAAAGTAGCCATAACTAAGCTGTTATCCTTGTTAAAGCTATCTATCAAAGAATCTATCATTTCATGTTTTATAAGAGGTTCATCTCCTTGAATATTAATCACTACATTAAAATCTGACATTTTTTGACAAACTTCTGCTATTCTTGCTGTTCCATTTTCATGATTTTTATCCGTCATTATAGCTTGACCACCAAATCTTATAACTTCATTAAAAATTCTTTCATCATCTGTTGCAACTACAAGTTGATCAAGTTTTGATTTTTTAGCTCTTTTATACACCCATTCAATCATAGTATGCCCACATATATCTTTTAAAGGTTTCCCTTCAAGTCTAGTTGAAGAATATCTAGCTGGAATTACTCCTAAAAATTTCATATTTTACCTCCATTTTAAACTTATTTTACATATCAATCAAAATCTTGTATAATGTAAAATAAAAAATAAAATAATACTATTAATATTTTATTATAACAAAATATAAGGAGGTGTTCAATATATGGAAATTTATTTTGTTAGACATGGTCAAACAATTTGGAATACAGAAAAAAGATTTCAAGGTTTTTCTGATTCTCCATTAACAGAACTTGGAATAGAACAGGCTAAACTTTTAGGTAAAAAATTAGAAAATATCGAATTTGATAAATTTTATTCTAGTCCTTTAAAAAGAGCTTACGATACTGCTAATTATATAAAAGGAAATAGAGCACAAGAAGTTGAAATTTTTGAAGATTTTAAAGAAATTTCAATGGGTAAAATGGAAGGAATGCAACATGATGAATTTAAAAAATTACATCCTCAACAATTAAAAGACTTCTTTTTTGACCAAGCTCACTACGATCCAACTCCTTACAATGGAGAAAGTTTTATTGAACTAAGTGAAAGATTAAGAAAAGGATTAGAAAAATTTGTTGAATTAAATAAGAATTATAAAAGAATTTTAGTTGTAAGTCATGGTGCAGCTTTAAAAACTTTATTACATTATATAAAAGGTGAAGGTATTGAAACTTTGAGTGAGGAAGATATACCTAAAAACACAAGTTATACTATTGTTAACTATGACGGTAAAAATTTTAAAATAACTGATTTTTCAAATACAAGTCATTTGGAAAATTTATAAATAAAATAAAAAAGGAGGTTTAGCTGATACTAAATTTATATACTCTTTAAACTTATAAAAATTTATCGTGTATATATTTTAATATCTGACTTAATCATGAATATTGTTTTATATCAACCTGAAATTCCATATAACACTGGAAATATAGGAAGAAGTTGTGTTCTTACTAATACAACTCTTCATTTAATTAAACCCTTAGGTTTTTCTCTAGATGAAAAACAAGTAAAAAGAGCTGGTATGGATTACTGGCATTTAGTAGATTTAAAAATTTGGGGATCATTTGAAGAATTTTTAGAAGCTAACCCAAATATTAGATTATTTTATGCAACGACAAAAACTAAACAAAAATATTCTGATGTCAAATACGAAAAAAATGATTTTATTATGTTTGGTCCAGAATCAAGAGGTATTCCAGAAGAAATTTTAAACAAAAATCCTGAAAGATGTATTACTATTCCCATGATACCTATGGGAAGATCTCTTAATCTTTCTAATTCATCTGCTATTATATTATATGAAGCATATAGACAATTAGGATTTGAATTTTAAAATCTATAACTATATTAGGGCTTAAATCAAGTTTTTTATTCTATAGAAAAATATATAAATAAACATTAAAAATTAGTCTCTGACGTCCGTATTAGTTCGAAGAGTCTGTGTTTATTGAGCTCGTAGAACTCATACGGCTGTCAAGAGACTTTATTTATTCTATAGGAAAGTATAAATTTAAAGAGGTCAAATAAAAAAAGAAATGTGAAGATATCGGTTTAAGTAAAAAGATAATATTTATAGAAATATTTAAAATAATTAAAAAAATTGCACGACAAAAAGCTCTAATGAAAATGGTCATTAGAGAACTATTAGAAATAAATTTTATGTATGGTCCGACCATACCAATTAGCGCTTACATAGATTTCTTGTTTCTCCATCATAATTTTACAATGAGGACACATAAAAGGATGTACATCAAATGTTTCAATAGATTGTTTTACAAAAAAAGAATATTCAGATTTAGAAGATCTTTTTTTGTACTTTTTAATTGTCTCTTTTAATTTTGTTGTGATATTACGCCCATAAAAACCAAATCTATTAATCATCTTAAAATTTTTAGGTGGTAAATGAATAAGAACTTGTTGAACAAATTTATCTATATCCATAGTTACATATTTTTTCTTTTTATTATTAGCTAAATCATTAAAGAAAAAAGTAACTTTTTTATTGTCGTAATTGATAATTTTGTATTCAGCAATAGGTGCACGAGCGAGATATCTACCTAAATATTTTACAATTCCTTTAGGAGAATTAACATTACCAGAACCTACATTAAAGAAAAATCTTTTATTTTCTTTATATAGTTTAGAAACAGTTTTTAGTGCTAAATTTTTAATTTTAGGATTAGGATAATTACCATTTTTAACAATATCAAGTACATGATATTTTCATTGTCCAGCAATAGAAGGTACATGGAAGTAGTCTAATTTTTTAAAAGTAAAATTTTTAGTAAATCCTCCAAAAGAAACAAGAGCATGAATATGAGGATTCCATTTTAAATCTCTACCAAAAGTATGAATAACAATGATAAGTCCATAGTGAACGATATCAGAGTTAGTGAAATAATCTGGAGAAGATTTAGGAAGTATATTTTTTCTATTATTTTTCTTGTAGCGATTATGAAATTGATATTCCATAGTTTTATTGACAGCAGTAGCTAGTTTAGAAAGTAAGTTTCTATCGTAAAAGAAAAAAGGTCTTAACTCTTCAGGAATAGTAAAAAGAATATGTCTATTATGTTTTAGTCCAAATAAATTTTACAGAAAAAGAGAGCCAATTGCAAAAGATTTTTTTTAAAATCTGCAATTGGCTTTTTTTTATGCTATAAACTATTTATTTCTTTTGTGAAATAACATGCAACTTGATGTTTGTCCTGAACATTTTCTAAAATAGGCTTTTTAGTTTTACATTCATCTTTCACATAAGCACAACGCCCTTGGAAAACACAACCTGTTGGTAGATCGATAGGGCTTGGAACATCCCCTTCAATACTTGCAATTTTTTCAGAAAAATCCATATTGATAGAGAATAAAGAATTTAGAAGAGCTTTTGTATATGGATGATAAGCATTATCTTTTAACTTTTCACCTGGTAAAATTTCTAAAACATTACCTAAATACATAACAGCTACTTCATGAGCAAATTTTTGTATTAAAGCTATATCGTGACAGATAAAAACTATACAAAGATTTCTTTCTTCCTGTAATTTAACTAAAAGTTCAATAATATTTTTTTGTATAGAAACATCAAGAGCTGATGTTGCCTCATCACAAACTAAAACTTCTGGTTCAAGAGATAAAGCTCTAGCTATTCCTACTCTTTGTCTTTGACCACCACTCATATTTTGAGGATATTTATCTATGAAACTAGCTGGTAAGTCAACCATTTCAAGTAATTCAATAGCTTTTTTTTCTTTATCTTCTTTTTTTAATCTTCCGTAGTTTATTAAAGGCTCTGTTAAAATATCAACAACTTTCATTCTCGGATTGAAAGATGCTCCTGGATCTTGATAAACCATTTGAATATGTTGTCTACTTTCCCAAATCTCATTTTTAGAAAATTTATTAATATTTTTCCCTTTATAATAAATTTCTCCAGAAGTAGTTTTTTCTAAATTCATTAACATTCTTAAAAATGTAGATTTTCCACAACCAGACTCTCCAACAATTCCTAAAGTTTTTCCTCTAAACATACTTAAATTTATATTGTCACAAGCTGTTAAACTATTTCCTCCAGAAACTGCGAATTTTTTTGTGACATTTTTTGCTTCCATTATTAATTCATGATTTTTAGACAAATCTCTCACCATCCATTTCAGGTATAGCTTTTAACAATTTTTTAGTGTAATCACTTTTAGGATTATTTATAACGTCTTCTCTTGTTCCACTATCAACTACAACTCCATTTTGCATAACTATAATTTTATCTGCCATATATGCAGCTACTCCCATATTATGAGTAACTATAATTATACCAGTATGAAATTCATCTCTTAGTTCCATCATTTGTTTAACAATTTGAGCTTGTGTTGTAACATCAAGTGCTG harbors:
- a CDS encoding ABC transporter ATP-binding protein produces the protein MVRDLSKNHELIMEAKNVTKKFAVSGGNSLTACDNINLSMFRGKTLGIVGESGCGKSTFLRMLMNLEKTTSGEIYYKGKNINKFSKNEIWESRQHIQMVYQDPGASFNPRMKVVDILTEPLINYGRLKKEDKEKKAIELLEMVDLPASFIDKYPQNMSGGQRQRVGIARALSLEPEVLVCDEATSALDVSIQKNIIELLVKLQEERNLCIVFICHDIALIQKFAHEVAVMYLGNVLEILPGEKLKDNAYHPYTKALLNSLFSINMDFSEKIASIEGDVPSPIDLPTGCVFQGRCAYVKDECKTKKPILENVQDKHQVACYFTKEINSL
- a CDS encoding SpoIID/LytB domain-containing protein; its protein translation is MKKKLGLVLVSALLLISCSNGNVKVYSGKNVKGNDIKEIKINENRKVREKIKLKNSAFKELKLPIPQNTFGSEIPYLVPINDNKQEDFDVFEEYNEAKALKYFKNLNLRGHGDNSAYWRWKTRIGKRELFSKIPDRLISMYKNNPKNVMTLVGDEWKQVPLKNIGNVKDIIVAARGESGIITHFLVVTDQNKFLIAKEFNVRKLLSTNTALYGAKGTEGEYSAKPIVPNVVSLPSAYLALEFDGDYINIYGGGYGHGVGMSQYAASTLVKDGLDYKKILSRYYYNAKLGEVADILGDKKQIKVGITSAGSLEHSRLTLFSDRKLRIYNDDFDITVGENEKVEVKSISGIVNLVLENGKVMTTSKPLNFATEGEYTTISPIKKGHTISPKYRGILTLSPNGQNLRVINTLDIEKYLLQVVPSEMPRSFGVEALKVQAVAARTYAVSDILKGKYSKDGFHIKDTVESQVYNNQVENDDATKAIKETEDEILTYDGQPIDAKYFSTSSGFTSHAHNVW
- a CDS encoding DNA alkylation repair protein, whose translation is MDIENIKIETERDYENFLNFLGTLKDTKYREFNLKIVVPTTTDIIGIRSQVLRKISKVITKNSAENFLKIFEKLFSENKIEYYEEKAIYTLVLGSYKEEFEEKLKKINFYISIIDNWAICDLAPSSFKFIANNKEEFYKYLCTKINSENMWEQRFVLVMLLDFYIDNENIDKIFKICEDIKSEEYYVKMAKAWLLSMCFIKFKKETYKFLKKTNLDKWTINKTIQKIRESLRVSKEDKEKVLNFKRKD
- the kdsB gene encoding 3-deoxy-manno-octulosonate cytidylyltransferase, with amino-acid sequence MKFLGVIPARYSSTRLEGKPLKDICGHTMIEWVYKRAKKSKLDQLVVATDDERIFNEVIRFGGQAIMTDKNHENGTARIAEVCQKMSDFNVVINIQGDEPLIKHEMIDSLIDSFNKDNSLVMATLKHKIENKDEIENPNNVKVVCDKNDFAIYFSRSVIPYPRKEEKANYYKHIGIYGYKRSFVIEYSQMKSTPLEETESLEQLRVLENGYKIKVLETPHGLIGVDTIEDLQAAIKYIEENKIKID
- a CDS encoding histidine phosphatase family protein, producing the protein MEIYFVRHGQTIWNTEKRFQGFSDSPLTELGIEQAKLLGKKLENIEFDKFYSSPLKRAYDTANYIKGNRAQEVEIFEDFKEISMGKMEGMQHDEFKKLHPQQLKDFFFDQAHYDPTPYNGESFIELSERLRKGLEKFVELNKNYKRILVVSHGAALKTLLHYIKGEGIETLSEEDIPKNTSYTIVNYDGKNFKITDFSNTSHLENL
- a CDS encoding tRNA (cytidine(34)-2'-O)-methyltransferase; the protein is MNIVLYQPEIPYNTGNIGRSCVLTNTTLHLIKPLGFSLDEKQVKRAGMDYWHLVDLKIWGSFEEFLEANPNIRLFYATTKTKQKYSDVKYEKNDFIMFGPESRGIPEEILNKNPERCITIPMIPMGRSLNLSNSSAIILYEAYRQLGFEF